Proteins from a single region of Antechinus flavipes isolate AdamAnt ecotype Samford, QLD, Australia chromosome 2, AdamAnt_v2, whole genome shotgun sequence:
- the RPL26L1 gene encoding 60S ribosomal protein L26-like 1 has product MKFNPFVTSDRSKNRKRHFNAPSHIRRKIMSSPLSKELRQKYNVRSMPIRKDDEVQVVRGHYKGQQIGKVVQVYRKKYVIYIERVQREKANGTTVHVGIHPSKVVITRLKLDKDRKKILERKAKSRQVGKEKGKYKEETIEKMQE; this is encoded by the exons ATGAAGTTCAATCCATTCGTAACCTCGGACCGAAGCAAGAACCGCAAGAGACACTTCAATGCGCCCTCGCACATCCGGCGCAAGATTATGTCGTCCCCGCTTTCCAAGGAGCTGAGGCAAAAATACAACGTACGCTCCATGCCTATCCGAAAGGACGACGAAGTCCAG GTAGTTCGTGGACATTACAAAGGTCAGCAAATTGGCAAGGTAGTCCAGGTTTACAGGAAGAAATATGTCATTTATATTGAGCGTGTGCAGCGTGAAAAAGCTAATGGCACAACTGTCCATGTGGGCATTCACCCCAGTAAG gtggTTATCACCAGACTAAAACTGGACAAAGATCGAAAAAAGATCCTTGAGCGTAAAGCCAAATCCCGACAAGTTGGAAAGGAAAAGggcaaatataaagaagaaaccaTTGAAAAGATGCAAGAATAA